One Bradyrhizobium zhanjiangense DNA segment encodes these proteins:
- a CDS encoding GGDEF domain-containing protein has protein sequence MSQAGPILFVSNVERPPFIAALDEARLFPVVDTDWASAARAVEQVQPAAVLAAMHAGHEPHIAPLAKKIASQSPYLPFVAMDAAGTLPPNALPFASRSGNPDRLIARLRAALRVRTLHATVLRRLPEATVSLPGADPARDATVLLIGRGETYPALSVALGERVGVIGALSIEAAAKHLNTRDLDGVVLAEGFTARVADAFLTVLAEDTRFRNLPVVVTAHQLAQSYDLPNLELISGEPVKVAANALPLIRQHAMEAQLSRTLRSIDAGGWLDPRSGLLTVEAFARDFAKAVEQALARGGGLSVARFAFDPNNPRAQLDAARILSRLMRQMDFGAAQKDGSVIVVFAETDFRTAHMIARRLSAVMRHTSNGKHEMRSDPVVSVDSLSPSDTARSLLARLSADASRAAS, from the coding sequence ATGTCCCAGGCGGGCCCGATCCTGTTTGTGTCCAATGTCGAACGGCCGCCCTTCATTGCGGCGCTGGACGAGGCCAGGCTCTTTCCCGTGGTCGACACCGACTGGGCCAGCGCCGCACGCGCGGTGGAGCAGGTGCAACCGGCCGCGGTTCTCGCGGCGATGCATGCCGGACACGAGCCGCACATCGCGCCGCTCGCGAAGAAGATCGCCAGCCAATCGCCCTACCTTCCCTTCGTGGCCATGGATGCCGCGGGCACGCTGCCTCCCAACGCCCTGCCCTTCGCCTCACGCAGCGGCAATCCCGACCGCCTGATCGCGCGGCTCCGCGCCGCGCTGCGTGTGCGCACCCTTCATGCCACCGTGCTGCGCCGGCTGCCGGAGGCGACGGTCTCGCTGCCTGGGGCCGATCCCGCACGCGATGCCACCGTGCTCCTGATCGGCCGTGGCGAGACCTATCCTGCGCTCTCGGTCGCGCTCGGCGAACGCGTCGGCGTCATCGGCGCGCTCTCGATCGAAGCCGCTGCCAAGCATCTCAACACGCGCGACCTCGACGGCGTCGTGCTCGCCGAAGGCTTTACAGCGCGCGTCGCCGATGCCTTCCTGACGGTGCTCGCCGAGGATACCCGCTTCCGCAACCTGCCCGTCGTCGTCACCGCACACCAGCTTGCGCAGAGCTACGATCTGCCCAATCTCGAGCTGATCTCCGGCGAGCCGGTGAAGGTCGCCGCCAATGCACTGCCGCTGATCCGCCAGCATGCGATGGAAGCGCAGCTGAGCCGCACGCTGCGCTCGATCGACGCCGGCGGCTGGCTCGATCCGCGCAGCGGCCTGCTCACGGTGGAAGCCTTCGCCCGCGATTTTGCCAAGGCGGTGGAGCAGGCGCTGGCCCGCGGCGGCGGCCTCTCCGTCGCCCGCTTCGCCTTCGATCCCAATAACCCCCGCGCCCAGTTAGATGCCGCGCGCATCCTCAGCCGCCTGATGCGGCAGATGGATTTTGGCGCGGCACAGAAGGACGGCTCGGTGATCGTGGTGTTCGCGGAGACCGACTTCCGCACGGCGCACATGATTGCGCGCCGGCTGTCCGCGGTGATGCGGCATACGTCGAACGGCAAGCACGAGATGCGCAGCGATCCCGTGGTCAGCGTGGACTCGCTGTCGCCGTCGGATACGGCACGGTCGCTGCTGGCGCGGCTGTCCGCTGACGCGTCGCGCGCGGCGTCGTAG
- a CDS encoding AMP-binding protein, whose protein sequence is MNQPATSPTLDTLFQRTLTRQPHALALLDPLNKARVTGHQPRRMTYAEADTAIEALSAYFVESGLPANSVIAIQLPNTVEFVLTVLAAHRAGLVVAVLPLLWRHAELTAALNRTAARAIVTMSTVDGVSYADLAMHAAAEAFSIRHVCGFGTDLPEGMASLDGVLARPPGTTRTVIQDGRKAAMISFDVTAEGFRPVPRPHFSLIAGGLAMSLEADVKQGATVMAAFAPMSFAGLASSLAVWLLSGGTLALHHPFEIEVLEQQINQHECEVLIAPAQLALRLGDSDLAARMPTLRNVIGLWRAPEQVAASDAWIAPHAPLTDVYLFGEAGLFGVRRGEDGMPVAVMPGPHGAPREQSGSSIAGEILLTPKGTLGLRGPMVPIAAYAPPQPVGETLTAQPPRDYVDTGYAARLDRPSGAICITAPPSGIMAVGGYRFLSNDLQEWARRLGQGALLTALPDRLSGHRLAGRAQDNARAREALSELGLNPLMVEAFRDRSGPV, encoded by the coding sequence GTGAACCAGCCAGCAACATCGCCGACGCTCGACACGCTGTTTCAGCGCACGCTGACCCGGCAGCCGCACGCGCTCGCTTTGCTCGATCCCCTCAACAAGGCGCGCGTGACCGGGCACCAGCCGCGGCGGATGACCTACGCCGAGGCCGACACGGCGATCGAGGCGCTGTCGGCATATTTCGTAGAATCCGGCCTGCCGGCCAATTCCGTCATCGCGATCCAGCTGCCCAACACGGTCGAGTTCGTGCTGACGGTGCTCGCCGCCCATCGCGCCGGCCTCGTCGTCGCCGTGCTGCCGCTGCTGTGGCGGCACGCGGAACTGACCGCCGCGCTCAACCGCACCGCCGCGCGCGCCATCGTTACCATGAGCACGGTCGACGGCGTCAGCTATGCCGACCTTGCGATGCATGCGGCGGCCGAAGCCTTCTCGATCCGTCACGTCTGCGGCTTCGGCACCGATCTGCCCGAAGGCATGGCTTCGCTCGACGGCGTGCTGGCCCGCCCGCCCGGCACCACGCGCACCGTGATCCAGGACGGCCGCAAGGCGGCGATGATTTCCTTCGACGTCACCGCGGAAGGTTTTCGCCCGGTGCCGCGGCCGCATTTCAGCCTGATCGCCGGCGGGTTGGCGATGTCGCTCGAAGCCGACGTCAAGCAGGGCGCGACCGTGATGGCGGCGTTCGCGCCGATGTCGTTCGCGGGGCTGGCCTCTTCGCTCGCAGTGTGGCTGCTCTCGGGCGGCACGCTGGCGCTGCATCATCCCTTCGAGATCGAAGTGCTGGAGCAGCAGATCAACCAGCACGAATGCGAGGTGCTGATCGCACCTGCCCAGCTCGCGCTCCGCCTCGGCGATTCCGATCTCGCGGCGCGGATGCCCACCTTACGCAACGTCATCGGCCTCTGGCGCGCGCCCGAGCAGGTGGCCGCAAGCGATGCCTGGATCGCGCCGCATGCGCCGCTCACGGATGTCTATCTGTTCGGCGAGGCCGGCCTGTTCGGCGTCCGCCGCGGCGAGGACGGCATGCCTGTCGCGGTGATGCCGGGGCCGCATGGCGCCCCGCGCGAGCAGTCCGGCTCCTCCATCGCCGGCGAGATCCTGCTGACCCCGAAGGGGACGCTCGGCCTGCGCGGGCCGATGGTGCCGATCGCGGCCTACGCGCCGCCGCAGCCGGTCGGCGAGACGTTGACCGCGCAGCCGCCGCGTGACTATGTCGACACCGGCTATGCCGCGCGGCTCGACCGTCCGAGCGGCGCGATCTGCATCACCGCGCCGCCCTCCGGCATCATGGCCGTCGGCGGCTATCGCTTCCTCTCCAACGACCTCCAGGAATGGGCCCGCCGGCTCGGCCAGGGTGCCCTGCTCACCGCACTGCCCGACCGTCTCTCCGGCCACCGGCTGGCAGGCCGGGCCCAGGACAATGCCCGCGCCCGCGAGGCGCTCAGCGAGCTCGGGCTTAACCCCCTGATGGTCGAGGCTTTTCGCGACCGCTCGGGGCCGGTCTAG